In Nerophis lumbriciformis linkage group LG01, RoL_Nlum_v2.1, whole genome shotgun sequence, the genomic stretch ttgtaaaaaaatgttaccggcccaaataaaatgattgTTGCGGCGGTCACTCACACTGTCTCATCAACACGTACGTAGTCCAAGAGAAGCATAGAACATTTTGCAGAGTTGTGGCTAagttattaatcaattaatcaatcaatgtttacttatatagccctaaatcacgagtgtctcaaagggctgcacaagccacaacgacatcctcggctcagatcccacatcagggcaaggaaaaactcaacccattgggacaatgagaaaccttggaggggaccgcagatgtggggacgtcgagtggatctagcataatattgtgagaaattGGGGCTGGAAGTCTTTCAAATCAGTGTCTTTGTCTTTTTCCAGTTGGTAggtctgctagcgttagcatccCTAGCTCCCTTAAGCGTATTCAAGCCGTCACAACAAGTGGGTGCTCAGATTAGTCGTGCTGCCGCTATTTTAGCGGTGCTTTCCGaaccttacaaatgacaatacttCTATCCAACTGACCattttcataaaaaataaatCCAAACGTTAACCAcactttagatttaatatttgcagtattattattaatattaatatttctgAGCTGTCTGCTATGTTGCTCTGTTGTCAGTCGCAAACGAAAACGGTACTCTCGTTATAATTCATCACAAAAATCTCGAAAGATTGGAGAGGCCATATTTTGTAGTAGATCTACAAGTAACCTGACTTTCCAACCGGACATAGACCGATCCATACTATATAGAGATCGATCCAGAGGCTAATGCTCGACCATTCAGTTTGTTGAATCAGGGCTAAACAGAACAAACTAAAACACGTCACACACACCAGCTGCAGCTTatcaatatttttatggataagtATTCGTTGTTTGAACGTTTGTGGTTGCATTCCACGGATGCTGGCATAAGCATGTGTGATGCGGACTGACAATGATGGGCTGACTAGCTGGTATGTTGCTAATCGGTGTAACTTACTTTTAACGATATCGGTAAATTGTAGGTTGTTATTTTATTTAGTCATTGCGAATACTTGTAGGAGAAAgtgtatgcttaaataacagacgTTTTAAAACTGAGcaggcgcttatttttttattttttttaacgcgaACTAACGAGGAAGGGAAAATGTCCGGAGAAGCTGTCGTCGTCACACTGGAAACGGGCATCGGGGCCCCCACGTCGTTCCCCGTTGTTCTGAAGAAAATAATGGAAATGCCTCCGCCGAATATACTGGACGGTGATGAAGACACTGACAAGGAGAAGCTGGGTCTGGATGACAGTGCCGACCTGGGCGGAGGAGTCAGCGAGATGGGGCCGTCAGCCGCCCTCACCCCCGCTATCTGGGACAAGACCATCCCCTATGGCGACGAGGACTTCCACCTGGAGTACATGGACCTCGAGGAGTTCCTCATGGAGAACGGCATCTCCGCCTCACAGGGAGAAGACTCCCTCCAGGGGAGCATTTCGATGGAAAAGAAGAAGGCCGTCAAGACCGAGGAGGTTGCGCCGGCCGACGTGGGCCTGCTGCCCATTGAGGAGCTGGGCAAGTGTGATGAGGAGGTGGTGATCATCACTAACTGCGAGACAGACATCACGTGTGATGTTACGTCAGAAGTAAAAACAGAAGCAGAGTGCACGTCACCAGAGCCTGTCAATCCTGACGAAATCGAAGTCGAAATCAACTACAAGCCAGACCCCACAGACCTGGTCTTGTCTAGTGTACCGGGGGGCGAACTCTTCAACCCCCGCAAACACAAGTTCAGCGAAGAAGAGCTCAAGCCTCAGCCCATGATTAAGAAAGCTAAAAAGGTGTACGTTCCTGACGAACAGAAGGACGAAAAGTACTGGCACAGACGAAACAAGAACAACGTGGCAGCCAAGCGCTCACGCGACGCCCGCAGACTAAAAGAGAACCAGATCACGGTGCGAGCGGCGTTCCTGGAGCGGGAGAACTCAGTTTTGAGGACTGAGGTGGCGGACCTGCGCAAGGAGTGCAGCTCTTACAAGGACATCGTGGGTCACTACGAAGCCAAATTTGGAAAACTGTAAGGGACacaatatgtgtatgaaatattgTCAGATGTACTGACCCAACACAATACACTTTGTGGGCTGACGaacagggagggagggaggagtcATTTCCTGCTTGTTGCTGGTGAAATGTCCTTCAACACAAATATGTCACTCATCCTTCTTCTATTCTCTTTCAAGTGCGGTGCCAGTAGaccacatttgatttatttttctaACACGTGAATAAACAAATGACACACACAGAACATTTTAATAGACCGGGTGTAGAAGAGAAGGCTCCACAGCAGCAGCGTGTGCGCAATGCAAGGCAATACAAGCTATTACAATGTACCTGTACTTTTTTAATCATCCATGTAAGTGAATAAGATGATAGTCAAGTACATAAAATAGAATTTAAAGTACAACGAATTTAGTTTTCAGTACATTGCCCCGATGTTGTGTATTTTCATTTAGGTGACAATTATGGGTTTtttgttatacagtatatcttTAAGGGAGCGATAACAATATTTCAAAGATAGTATAAGTTGGTTCATCTTCACATGTCTTTTTAAAGAAGTGTCTTTTTTTCATTGATAGTAAATGACTGGGACATGTCTTCAGGGGATTAGTGATATTCTGTGATTCCTGTTTCAGTTTGTGTGTCTGCCCCTCTTGTCTCTGCACAGCGGACTagcttggggcggcatagctcggttggtagagcggccgtgccagcaacttgagggttgcaggttcgatccccacttccgccatcctagtcactgccgttgtgtccttgggcaagacactttacccacctgctcccagtgccacccacactggtttaaatgtaacttagatattgggtttcacgatgtaaagcgctttgagtcacttgagaaaaagcgctatataaatgtaattcacttcacttcacttcactttaacagtttgtttttcttgtttggtCATCTGCTTCTCCTACTTCGCACTAAGGTTCTTAATTCTGCTAGTTGGCGGGTGTGATTGTCCTAATCTCTGAGCAGCGCTCAAACAAGCACCTCAACTGCTTAACCAAAATTAAGTTAGTTTTTTCGTGTTTCTGGTGTTACCGACAACACACCGAGAGGTAACAGTCAAGGAAGACTACTATTTTGGTGAAAAGGGTTAGCTGGCTAGCGAAATAGCAAGCTCTCCACtccgactgttttgtttttttgtggggGGTTTCTGTCACCGtcataatgggttgtacttgtatagcgcttttctaccttcaaggtactcaaagcgctttgatactactttcacatttacccattcacacacacattcacacactgatggagggagctgccatgcaaggcgctaaccagcacccatcaggagcaagggtgaagtgtcttgctcaggacacaacggacatgacgaggttggtactaggtggggattgaaccagggaccctcgggtcgcgtacggccactcttccactgtgccAGGCCGTCATCCATCCTCTTCTTTGGACCGCACTTGATATCTCAAAGGCTTGTTTTTCTGGACAACTGCCTGTGGTCTACTGGGAAGTACTCGCAAGATCAGGATCGGGAAAAGGCTTAGCtttctagttagcttagcttgctagctgctaacaaagagatgcGGAAGTGAttaacacatcgctaagcagagatcaagtgtacCACCACCAGGACAGGCCAGCTGTTGAGTGTGTATGCACtagagagcagcagcaagagcggGCAACACCACCAACCCAGGCCACCAGCAGCATCTAGATCTGCTAACACCACCAGCCTAGGCTACCGCTGCAGCAGGAGCTGCCAACACCACCAGGCCCAGGATACCAGCAGCTTCGAGGCCCCCAGCAGCACCAGCTTGTTCCACCAAGTCAGTGTTGGTGAAATGGCCAAGACAAAACGTGATGATGTAATTACCAAATCAATGGTGCATGAATAACTTTATCTACAGAAGACCTATTTTAAAGATTTACTAGAGCAGAAAGAAAAGAGCTTCAAGGTATGTATACAAGATTTTGTGGACTCCACAGTCTCTCGTGTTGATAACCTGGTGAGGGATGTGGCCATCATGTCTAGGAATATTGAGGAGTTAAAAACAGCCTACAGTTTTCCCAGGTTGAGCTTGATGGTGTGAAAAACAGTGATGCCAAATGTATGGAGGTTGGTAAAATCTTGGCTGACAAGCAGATAGCCACCCTAACCTCCACAAAAGAAGTATTTTCGAAGCTAGACTACCTGGAAAACCAATCTAGGAGAAGCAATATAATCATTGATGGCATTCCTAATGTGAAAGCAGAATCTTGGTCAGATACGGAGATCAAAGTGAAATAAATAACAATTCACTGACAATCTTAAAATTGACCCCAAACTCATCGAAATTGAGAGAGCTCATCGAGTAGGCAATTTGAACACACTGGTCGTCCAAGATCAATAGTGAAGAAGCTCCTCAGATTCAAGGACAAGGAAGACATCTTCAAACGTGCCAAGAACCTGAAGGGCACAAACTTGTACATCAATGAAGATTTCGCTGACATTGTCAGACAAAAAAGAAAAGAGCTGTTGTCCCAACTGAAAGCTGAACGTCAGAAAGGAAACATTTCCTACTTGAAGTATGACAAGCTGGTTGTTCACCCACCTCATCATACTTAGAGCAATGCTTGTAGATCTTAAATCTTAACAGTTtgtcttgtttttgtattttctttttctttcaccATGACTGATCATTGTTTTGTGCCTCCACAAAATGTAAACGATTTACTTCTGTTGAACCTGAAACGCTATCAAGTAAGAACGACACTGTAGATCCTTTTAATAACTTTTATAATGATAGGATATTCAATCTTATCGAAATTGATTCTAGTAATAAATACAACACATGCATTGACCCTGACCTAAATTGTCTGAAATATTCAAATGAAACCATCACTAGTGGATACTACAATGCTGAAACATTTAATAGGTTACATAAGAGTATCAACTCCAACTCACACGTGTTCTCTACTTTTCACTTGAATGTGCATAGCCTTATTACCTTTAATATGACCATCCTGTAAATTATCTATCTTCCCTGAATCATGAATTTTCAATCATTGCTCTCTCAGAAACATGGCTTTCAGAATCCACAAAAACGCTTTATGATATGTCTTTATATAATGCTGTTCACTCCTGTAGATCAGAAAGAGTAGGAGGTGCTGTGACAACTTATGTTCATTACAGGTTTCAATTTTATGCTAGGAATGATCTTGCTTTTGAGCGTCATTCAACTGATTTTGAATCTCTCTTTGTTGAAATGTCTTCATgttcattttttaatgacaaGAACGATATAGTAGGATGTATCTATCGATCCCCGGATACAGATATAACACCCTTCAATGCTATTCTTTCATTAACACTAGATGTAATTAATAAAGAAAATTAGGTAGGTTTCCTTCTAGGGGATTATAACATTGATCTATTTAAAAAAGGTCATGTATCAACTGCTGATTTTCTGAATACAATGTACTCGAACTGTCTCTATCTTTTGATTTACAGGCCAACAAGAGTTACGAGTTCTTTTGCAACTCTTATTGATAATATCTTTACAAATTCGCTAAATAATGTAgctcaatcaggtattttggtaactgATACATCAGATCACTTCCCTGTATTCCATATTTCCCTGCCAAATAAGACTGAACATGTGGGAGCAACTAACAGCCCTAAATTTAGAATTTTTAACACTAGGAATATTGAACGGTTTAAGAGGTTGATTAGCAATATTTCCTGGGATGATGTTTATGAACATTCTGATGTACAACATGCTTACCAGGCATTCATTaggtactttaattttgcctttcatTGCTGCTTTCCTAtggttaaatatttttttaaataaataaataaaataataataaaacattcctTGTAAATCCCTCTCCActgcgatttaaaaaaaaatctaaataaatgtaATCATTTGCTGAGgataactaaaaaaaaagtacttttccaAATATTTCAGAGTCTCATCAGACTAAATACATTTGGAAagttgtcaataaacttctcaacaaaagaaaatcGAATGCACTCCTACCATGTCAGTTCAaggatgatgaaaatatgtataaCGACCCTGTTGGTATAGTACATTTATTTAACAATTTCTTTGCAAATGTGGGTTCAGCACTGTCAAAAGATATGGGAAAACCCAATAGCAATCGTCTAGATTACATTAAGGGAAATTCCCCTTCTCTCTTACAGTTTGAAGATACTAATAAAACAGAGGTGTTGTAATTAATTTCTTGAAGATATCAGCAGCTGATCATGATGATATAGGTGCTTCATTGATTAAATCAGTTTCCTCCTATATTATCAAACCCCTTACACACATATTAACCTATCCCTGCAATCTGGGGAGGTTCCATCAgatttaaaaatagccaaagttaATCCTATGCATAAATCCGGAGATCCAAGACTTTTGAATCATTATCTGCCAATATCATTGTTACCATGCTTctctaaaatattggaaaaaCTGGTTTATAAAAGAATGATGCACCACTTGAATTAACACAATATCCTCTATGAACACCAGTATAGTTTTAGGAAAAATCACTCTACCGCTATGGCTCTTGTTCAATTGGTTGAGAATATCTATACTGCCATTGATAAGAAGGAATTTGCTCTTGGCACATTCCTTGATCTTTATAAAGCTTTTGATACTGTTAATTATACTATTTTACTtgataaattacatatatatggTTTTCAAAATATTACCTTTAAATGGCTGTCTAGTTCCGTTTATAACCATGAGCAATATGTATATGTCAATGGTTGCTCTTCATCCAAACTTAAGATGTCATGTGGAGTTCCTGGCTCCTGTATCTTCATTCTTTACACCGATTCTGTTTGCTGATTGTACAAATTTGATCCTAACTCACAAGAAATTTGAAAATCTCACTAGGGAAGCTAATTCTGGTATATCCGTGCTATTTGAATGGTTTCTTGTTAATAGGCTATcactgaatgtaaaaaaaatctaactttatTGTGTTTGCAAGCGAAAACAAAACATACTGTAAACAGAGTGCTAAGATTTCTATTGGAGGAATCGAAATCAGTCAAGATTCATCTACCAAATTGCTAGGTATCATAGTCAATGAAAAATTGTTATGGACAGAACACATAGGTTCAGTAACCAACAAAGTGTCAAGATCTCTTGGTATCATTAGAAGAATCAGGTGTTTGGTTCATCAGACATGCCTCTGAACTCTGTATTACATGTATCCATATCTTATTGATTGCAAGATTGTCTGGGCTAGTGCATATCTATCAAATCTACACAAATTACTCATTATGCAAAATACATTTGTAAGAATAGCTACCTCCTCTAATTATTTTGCTCCATCCGCTCCTCTGTTTAGGAAACTAATTGTACTATCTATTTATGATATCAACACAGTTCAGTCCTCTTCTTTTATCTATAAATGTTCTTACCTCCCTAATACGCTTCCTACACCTTTTAAAGATTATTTTAAGACCAATTTGCAAGTTCATGATCATAATACCAGACAAACTGAAAATCTCCGTCCTTTCTTTGGCCGTATCACTCTTAGCCAATTTTCCATTAAACACAGAGGTTCTTTACTCTGGAATACTCACCTATGTATTG encodes the following:
- the LOC133622767 gene encoding thyrotroph embryonic factor-like, which codes for MSGEAVVVTLETGIGAPTSFPVVLKKIMEMPPPNILDGDEDTDKEKLGLDDSADLGGGVSEMGPSAALTPAIWDKTIPYGDEDFHLEYMDLEEFLMENGISASQGEDSLQGSISMEKKKAVKTEEVAPADVGLLPIEELGKCDEEVVIITNCETDITCDVTSEVKTEAECTSPEPVNPDEIEVEINYKPDPTDLVLSSVPGGELFNPRKHKFSEEELKPQPMIKKAKKVYVPDEQKDEKYWHRRNKNNVAAKRSRDARRLKENQITVRAAFLERENSVLRTEVADLRKECSSYKDIVGHYEAKFGKL